One window of the Salvia miltiorrhiza cultivar Shanhuang (shh) chromosome 6, IMPLAD_Smil_shh, whole genome shotgun sequence genome contains the following:
- the LOC130988766 gene encoding T-complex protein 1 subunit theta isoform X1 yields MVGFSMQPYGIQSMLKEGHRHLSGLDEAVIKNIDACKQLSTITRTSLGPNGMNKMVINHLDKLFVTNDAATIVNELEVQHPAAKLLVLAGKAQQEEIGDGANLTVSFAGELLQNAEELIRMGLHPSEIIVGYTKAINKTIEALEELVEKGSENMNVREKDEVIPRMRASVASKQFGQEEKLCSLIAEACIQVCPKNPTNFNVDNVRVAKLLGGGLNNSLVVRGMVLKSDAAGTIKKMENAKVAVFVGGVDTTSTETKGTVLIHSAEQLENYAKTEEAKVEELIKAVADSGAKVIVSGAAVGEMALHFCERYKLMVLKISSKFELRRFCRTTGAVALLKLSQPNPDDLGYVDSVSVEEIGGARVTIVKNEQGGNSVSTVVLRGSTDSILDDLERAIDDGVNSYKAMCRDSRTVPGAAATEIELAKRLKEFSLKETGLDQYAIAKFAESFEMIPKTLAENAGLNAIEIISSLYAEHASGNTKVGIDLEEGACKDVSTLNIWDLYITKFFALKYAADAACTVLRVDQIIMAKPAGGPRPPAPAGMDED; encoded by the exons ATGGTAGGTTTCTCGATGCAGCCCTATGGCATACAGTCCATGCTCAAAGAGGGCCATCGCCATCTCTCCGGCCTCGACGAAGCCGTCATTAAGAACATCGACGCTTGCAAGCAGCTCTCCACCATCACTCGCACCTCCCTCGGCCCAAATG GTATGAATAAGATGGTTATCAATCATTTGGATAAGCTTTTTGTCACAAATGATGCTGCAACAATTGTAAATGAGCTGGAGGTTCAGCATCCTGCAGCCAAGCTTTTGGTTTTAGCTGGGAAAGCACAGCAAGAAGAAATTGGGGATGGAGCCAATTTGACTGTTTCTTTTGCTGGGGAGCTTCTCCAAAATGCTGAAGAGCTTATTAGGATGGGACTGCACCCAAGCGAGATCATTGTTGGATACACAAAGGCAATTAATAAG ACCATTGAGGCACTTGAGGAACTGGTTGAAAAAGGTTCAGAGAATATGAATGTGAGAGAAAAAGATGAGGTGATTCCACGAATGAGAGCCTCAGTGGCAAGTAAACAATTCGGACAAGAAGAGAAGTTATGCTCCCTCATTGCTGAG GCTTGTATACAAGTTTGCCCCAAGAACCCAACAAATTTCAATGTGGATAATGTACGAGTTGCAAAGCTATTGGGCGGAGGTCTGAATAATTCTTTAGTAGTCAGGGGCATGGTGTTGAAAAGTGATGCTGCGGGAACTATAAAGAAAATGGAAAATGCCAAG gttgcagtttttgttgggGGTGTTGATACAACTTCAACTGAAACAAAAGGAACTGTTCTTATTCATAGCGCTGAGCAG CTTGAGAATTATGCAAAGACTGAAGAAGCTAAGGTTGAGGAGCTTATCAAAGCAGTTGCAGATTCAGGTGCGAAGGTTATTGTTAGTGGAGCAGCTGTTGGGGAAATGGCATTGCATTTTTGCGAGCGCTATAA GCTCATGGTGTTAAAGATCAGCTCTAAATTTGAATTACGACGATTTTGCCGCACCACTGGTGCAGTTGCTCTT TTAAAGCTAAGCCAGCCAAATCCAGATGATCTTGGATATGTTGATTCTGTTTCAGTGGAGGAGATAGGCGGGGCAAGA GTTACAATTGTAAAAAATGAGCAAGGAGGAAATTCTGTTTCCACTGTTGTGCTGCGAGGGAGCACTGACAGCATATTGGATGATCTTGAAAGAGCGATTGACGATGGTGTAAATTCATACAAG GCAATGTGCAGGGATAGTCGGACAGTACCTGGAGCAGCTGCTACTGAGATTGAATTGGCTAAAAGACTGAAAGAATTTTCTTTGAAAGAAACAGG GTTGGATCAGTATGCAATAGCAAAATTTGCTGAAAGTTTTGAAATGATACCTAAGACATTGGCTGAAAATGCTGGGCTCAATGCTATTGAAATTATATCATCTTTGTATGCTGAGCATGCATCTGGTAACACCAAAGTGGGCATTGATTTGGAGGAAGGTGCCTGCAAGGATGTGTCTACCTTGAATATATGGGATCTGTACATTACCAA ATTCTTTGCTCTAAAGTATGCTGCAGATGCTGCCTGTACCGTCTTGCGTGTGGATCAG ATCATTATGGCGAAACCAGCTGGTGGTCCAAGGCCGCCTGCACCTGCAGGGATGGATGAAGATTAA
- the LOC130988778 gene encoding polypyrimidine tract-binding protein homolog 3: MAEPSKVIHVRNVGHEISENDLLQLFQPFGVITKLVMLRAKNQALLQMQDVPSAVNALQFYSNVQPSIRGRNVYVQFSSHQELTIMDQNSQARGDEPNRILLVTIHHMLYPITVEVLHQVFSPHGFVEKIVTFQKSAGFQALIQYQSHQSAISARNSLQGRNIYDGCCQLDIQFSNLDELQVNYNNERSRDFTNPSLPSEQKGKSSQPGYGDASMYPHAVGFTQLGNAAAIAAAFGGGLPPGISGTNDRCTVLVSNLNPDRIDEDKLFNLFSIYGNIVRIKLLRNKPDHALVQMGDGFQAELAVHFLKGAMLFGKRLEVNFSKHPNITTGADTHEYSNSNLNRFNRNAAKNYRYCCSPTKMIHISTLPQDVTEEEIVNHLEDHGTIASTKLFEMNGKKQALVLFENEEQATEALVCKHATSLGGSTIRISFSQLQTI, translated from the exons ATGGCAGAGCCCTCAAAAGTCATTCATGTTCGTAATGTGGGTCATGAAATTTCTGAG AATGACTTGCTGCAGCTGTTCCAGCCATTTGGAGTCATCACCAAACTTGTGATGCTTCGAGCCAAGAATCAG GCCCTCCTCCAAATGCAAGATGTTCCTTCAGCAGTAAATGCATTGCAGTTTTACAGTAATGTCCAACCGAGCATAAG GGGAAGAAATGTTTATGTCCAATTCTCGTCACACCAGGAGCTAACAATTATGGATCAAAATTCGCAAGCACGAGGAGACGAG CCTAACCGAATCCTCTTAGTTACGATACATCACATGCTATACCCTATTACTGTGGAAGTGCTGCATCAAGTTTTTTCTCCCCATGGATTTGTAGAGAAGATCGTCACATTTCAGAAGTCGGCTG GTTTTCAAGCTCTAATACAGTATCAATCACATCAAAGTGCAATCTCAGCAAGGAACTCTCTTCAG GGACGAAATATATATGATGGTTGCTGTCAGTTAGACATCCAGTTCTCAAA CCTTGATGAGTTGCAAGTGAATTATAATAATGAGCGTTCTAG GGATTTCACTAACCCTTCCTTGCCTTCGGAACAAAAGGGCAAGTCCTCTCAA CCTGGATATGGAGATGCAAGCATGTATCCCCATGCAG TGGGATTTACACAG TTGGGCAATGCTGCGGCAATTGCTGCTGCCTTTGGAGGGGGTCTGCCACCCGGTATAAGCGGTACAAATGATCGGTGCACAGTTCTTGTATCTAATCTGAATCCTGAT AGAATAGACGAGGATAAGCTGTTTAATTTGTTCTCGATATATGGGAACATTGTTAGAATCAAACTTCTCCGAAACAAACCTGACCATGCATTGGTACAAATGGGTGATGGTTTTCAGGCTGAACTGGCAGTTCACTTTTTGAAG GGGGCTATGTTGTTCGGGAAGCGCTTGGAGGTGAATTTTTCAAAGCATCCAAACATTACAACTGGAGCTGATACCCATGAGTACTCCAACTCAAATCTCAATCGTTTCAATCGCAATGCAGCCAAAAATTACAGGTATTGTTGCTCACCAACAAAAATGATCCACATCTCAACTCTCCCCCAGGATGTAACTGAAGAAGAAATAGTAAATCACTTGGAAGATCATGGAACAATTGCTAGTACAAAACTGTTTGAGATGAACGGAAAGAAGCAGGCTCTTGTCCTTTTTGAAAATGAGGAGCAGGCTACAGAAGCTCTTGTGTGCAAGCATGCTACATCCCTTGGCGGTTCAACCATTCGAATTTCCTTCTCTCAGTTGCAAACCATTTGA
- the LOC130988766 gene encoding T-complex protein 1 subunit theta isoform X2 has protein sequence MVGFSMQPYGIQSMLKEGHRHLSGLDEAVIKNIDACKQLSTITRTSLGPNGMNKMVINHLDKLFVTNDAATIVNELEVQHPAAKLLVLAGKAQQEEIGDGANLTVSFAGELLQNAEELIRMGLHPSEIIVGYTKAINKTIEALEELVEKGSENMNVREKDEVIPRMRASVASKQFGQEEKLCSLIAEACIQVCPKNPTNFNVDNVRVAKLLGGGLNNSLVVRGMVLKSDAAGTIKKMENAKVAVFVGGVDTTSTETKGTVLIHSAEQLENYAKTEEAKVEELIKAVADSGAKVIVSGAAVGEMALHFCERYKLMVLKISSKFELRRFCRTTGAVALLKLSQPNPDDLGYVDSVSVEEIGGARVTIVKNEQGGNSVSTVVLRGSTDSILDDLERAIDDGVNSYKAMCRDSRTVPGAAATEIELAKRLKEFSLKETGLDQYAIAKFAESFEMIPKTLAENAGLNAIEIISSLYAEHASGNTKVGIDLEEGACKDVSTLNIWDLYITK, from the exons ATGGTAGGTTTCTCGATGCAGCCCTATGGCATACAGTCCATGCTCAAAGAGGGCCATCGCCATCTCTCCGGCCTCGACGAAGCCGTCATTAAGAACATCGACGCTTGCAAGCAGCTCTCCACCATCACTCGCACCTCCCTCGGCCCAAATG GTATGAATAAGATGGTTATCAATCATTTGGATAAGCTTTTTGTCACAAATGATGCTGCAACAATTGTAAATGAGCTGGAGGTTCAGCATCCTGCAGCCAAGCTTTTGGTTTTAGCTGGGAAAGCACAGCAAGAAGAAATTGGGGATGGAGCCAATTTGACTGTTTCTTTTGCTGGGGAGCTTCTCCAAAATGCTGAAGAGCTTATTAGGATGGGACTGCACCCAAGCGAGATCATTGTTGGATACACAAAGGCAATTAATAAG ACCATTGAGGCACTTGAGGAACTGGTTGAAAAAGGTTCAGAGAATATGAATGTGAGAGAAAAAGATGAGGTGATTCCACGAATGAGAGCCTCAGTGGCAAGTAAACAATTCGGACAAGAAGAGAAGTTATGCTCCCTCATTGCTGAG GCTTGTATACAAGTTTGCCCCAAGAACCCAACAAATTTCAATGTGGATAATGTACGAGTTGCAAAGCTATTGGGCGGAGGTCTGAATAATTCTTTAGTAGTCAGGGGCATGGTGTTGAAAAGTGATGCTGCGGGAACTATAAAGAAAATGGAAAATGCCAAG gttgcagtttttgttgggGGTGTTGATACAACTTCAACTGAAACAAAAGGAACTGTTCTTATTCATAGCGCTGAGCAG CTTGAGAATTATGCAAAGACTGAAGAAGCTAAGGTTGAGGAGCTTATCAAAGCAGTTGCAGATTCAGGTGCGAAGGTTATTGTTAGTGGAGCAGCTGTTGGGGAAATGGCATTGCATTTTTGCGAGCGCTATAA GCTCATGGTGTTAAAGATCAGCTCTAAATTTGAATTACGACGATTTTGCCGCACCACTGGTGCAGTTGCTCTT TTAAAGCTAAGCCAGCCAAATCCAGATGATCTTGGATATGTTGATTCTGTTTCAGTGGAGGAGATAGGCGGGGCAAGA GTTACAATTGTAAAAAATGAGCAAGGAGGAAATTCTGTTTCCACTGTTGTGCTGCGAGGGAGCACTGACAGCATATTGGATGATCTTGAAAGAGCGATTGACGATGGTGTAAATTCATACAAG GCAATGTGCAGGGATAGTCGGACAGTACCTGGAGCAGCTGCTACTGAGATTGAATTGGCTAAAAGACTGAAAGAATTTTCTTTGAAAGAAACAGG GTTGGATCAGTATGCAATAGCAAAATTTGCTGAAAGTTTTGAAATGATACCTAAGACATTGGCTGAAAATGCTGGGCTCAATGCTATTGAAATTATATCATCTTTGTATGCTGAGCATGCATCTGGTAACACCAAAGTGGGCATTGATTTGGAGGAAGGTGCCTGCAAGGATGTGTCTACCTTGAATATATGGGATCTGTACATTACCAAGTAA
- the LOC130988755 gene encoding casein kinase 1-like protein HD16, with amino-acid sequence MPELRSGARRSKRLGDLHPDPQTTNQAENLLAPAPARTRRRGRGRGNATAIAKGPSAATPTRPTAAGRGRGVRLVDLEPEPPGGVLPQTVGLGAPEVAVKRIEAAQDKDIVMAGGSRDKIMGVEEDASTTPVPDRVQVGNSPLYKTERKLGKGGFGQVYVGRRVSGGSEGPGPDAIEVALKCEHRSSKGCSHGPPYEWQVYNALNGCYGLPWVHYKGRQGDFYILVMDMLGPSLWDVWNSLGQSMSPGMAACIAVEAISILEKLHMKGFVHGDVKPENFLLGQPGTAEEKKLYLIDLGLASRWKDASSGQHVEYDQRPDIFRGTIRYASVHAHLGRTGSRRDDLESLAYTLIFLIKGRLPWQGYQGDNKSFLVCKKKMSTSPELMCCFCPAPFKLFLEAVSNMKFDEEPNYPKLISLFDTLIDPCVSLRPIRIDGALKVGQKRGRLLINLEEDEQPKKKIRLGSPATQWISVYNARRPMKQRYHYNVADSRLRQHVEKGNEDGLYISCVASATNLWALIMDAGTGFNAQVYELSAVFLHKDWIMEQWEQNYYISSIAGAANGSSLVVMSKGTPYTQQSYKVSESFPFKWINKKWKEGFHVTSMTTAGSRWGVVMSRNSGYSEQVVELDFLYPSEGIHRRWENGYRITSMAATADQAAFTLSIPRRKVMDETQETLRTSAFPSTHVKEKWSKNLYIASICYGRTVC; translated from the exons ATGCCAGAATTGCGTAGCGGAGCACGGAGATCAAAACGGCTTGGCGATCTCCATCCTGACCCTCAAACCACTAACCAAGCCGAGAATCTTCTTGCACCTGCTCCGGCTAGAACCAGAAGGAGAGGACGTGGGAGAGGCAATGCAACTGCTATAGCAAAAGGGCCTTCTGCAGCAACACCCACAAGGCCAACTGCTGCTGGTAGAGGCAGAGGGGTTAGGTTAGTAGATTTAGAGCCAGAGCCACCTGGTGGGGTTCTTCCTCAAACAGTTGGCCTTGGGGCTCCTGAAGTTGCAGTTAAGAGAATAGAGGCTGCCCAAGATAAGGATATTGTCATGGCTGGTGGAAGTCGGGATAAAATAATGGGAGTTGAAGAAGACGCAAGTACAACTCCAGTACCTGATAGG GTACAAGTGGGTAACTCTCCTCTGTATAAGACAGAAAGAAAATTAGGTAAGGGTGGATTTGGCCAAGTTTATGTTGGTAGAAGGGTTAGTGGAGGCAGCGAAGGACCTGGACCAGATGCTATTGAG GTTGCGTTGAAGTGTGAACATCGGAGTAGTAAGGGCTGCAGTCATGGCCCTCCATATGAATGGCAGGTGTACAA TGCTCTGAATGGATGTTATGGGCTCCCATGGGTCCACTACAAGGGTCGGCAAGGAGATTTTTATATTCTG GTCATGGACATGCTCGGACCTAGTCTTTGGGATGTCTGGAATTCTTTGGGCCAATC GATGTCTCCAGGTATGGCGGCTTGCATTGCGGTTGAGGCTATATCAATTCTTGAAAAGCTTCATATGAAGGG GTTCGTTCATGGAGATGTGAAGCCAGAGAACTTTTTACTCGGTCAGCCAGGGACCGCTGAGGAGAAAAAGCTATATCTCATTGATCTTGGTCTAG CTTCAAGGTGGAAAGATGCATCATCTGGTCAGCATGTTGAATATGATCAGAGGCCAGATATTTTCAG AGGCACAATAAGGTATGCAAGTGTTCATGCACATTTGGGTCGTACAGGGAGTAGGAGGGATGATCTTGAATCGCTTGCATACACACTAATATTTCTCATTAAGGGGAGGTTACCATGGCAAGGTTATCAG GGTGACAACAAGAGTTTTCTTGTCTGTAAGAAGAAAATGTCCACTTCTCCTGAGTTGATGTGTTGCTTTTGCCCTGCTCCGTTCAAACTGTTCCTTGAGGCTGTTAGTAATATGAAGTTTGATGAGGAGCCAAATTATCCTAAGCTGATATCACTTTTTGATACTCTTATCGACCCATGTGTGTCGTTGAGACCAATAAGAATTGATGGAGCACTCAAG GTTGGGCAAAAGCGTGGAAGGTTGCTCATAAACTTGGAGGAGGATGAGCAGCCAAAGAAGAAAATACGACTAGGTAGTCCTGCTACTCAGTGGATTTCAGTGTATAATGCACGTCGCCCTATGAAACAGAG ATACCACTATAATGTTGCAGATTCAAGGCTACGGCAGCATGTAGAGAAGGGCAATGAGGATGGTTTATATATTAGCTGTGTGGCTTCAGCGACAAACCTTTGGGCCTTGATCATGGATGCCGGGACAGGGTTCAATGCACAAGTGTATGAACTTTCAGCTGTCTTCCTTCATAAG GATTGGATAATGGAACAATGGGAGCAAAATTATTACATCAGTTCTATAGCTGGTGCAGCTAATGGAAGTTCACTGGTTGTTATGTCTAAAG GAACTCCATATACCCAGCAGTCGTATAAAGTTAGTGAATCATTTCCTTTCAAGTGGATAAATAAAAAGTGGAAAGAAGGTTTCCATGTCACATCCATGACCACTGCTGGCAGTCGTTGGGGTGTTGTGATGTCTAGGAATTCTGGGTATTCCGAACAG GTTGTGGAGCTCGACTTTCTTTATCCCAGTGAAGGAATACACCGCAGATGGGAAAATGGTTACAGAATTACATCCATGGCTGCAACTGCTGATCAAGCGGCCTTTACGCTGAGTATACCTAGACGCAAAGTGATGGATGAGACCCAGGAGACCCTCCGGACATCTGCATTCCCAAGTACCCACGTGAAG gAAAAATGGTCAAAAAATCTCTACATCGCATCAATTTGTTACGGTCGAACTGTTTGCTGA
- the LOC130990519 gene encoding uncharacterized protein LOC130990519, translated as MELMSSKKHLTIEEQNAMAHWLLANSTNGKTNDGAQKEAAAMFGVSSRTVRRFWSKTKHKIQSGTTMIFTSAHKGTVHKDRKKLDVEKVKSLSILERSTIRKMAVKLGVSKSLLGQWIKRKELRPHTSAIKPQLTDVNKIARMKYCLSNVVYDAAMSRYSYQSMHNVVHIDEKWFYMTKTSDRYYLLPEKTDPYRACKSKRFITKVMFMCTVTRPQFSADGQELFDGKIGIFPFTTLEATKRKSKNRAKGVLEVKPIRSITKEVIKECIIKQVIPAIKEKWPKSDQMKHIFIQQDNAKPHFNKDDPDFIAAANSDGFNIELVCQPANSPDLNVNDLGFFRAIQSLQDDKMAKTVEDLVQNVLISFEELSSVTLNNVFLTLQGCLTEIMRVQGSNDYKIPHINKSRLLRMECCQNA; from the exons ATGGAGCTCATGTCTTCCAAAAAACACCTAACAATAGAAGAGCAAAATGCTATGGCTCATTGGCTTCTCGCAAATAGCACCAACGGGAAAACGAACGATGGAGCACAAAAGGAGGCAGCTGCTATGTTTGGTGTGTCGAGCCGAACGGTGCGTCGTTTCTGGAGCAAAACAAAACATAAGATTCAGTCAGGTACAACAATGATATTCACATCAGCTCACAAAGGTACAGTTCACAAAGATAGGAAAAAACTTGATGTTGAGAAGGTTAAGTCATTGTCCATTCTTGAGAGGTCTACAATTCGTAAAATGGCTGTCAAGTTAGGGGTTAGCAAGAGCTTACTTGGGCAGTGGATAAAAAGAAAGGAATTAAGACCACATACAAGTGCAATCAAACCACAGTTGACTGATGTAAACAAGATAGCAAGGATGAAGTATTGTTTAAGTAATGTAGTGTATGATGCAGCAATGTCGAGGTACAGTTATCAAAGCATGCATAACGTTGTTCATATAGACGAGAAATGGTTCTATATGACCAAGACATCGGATAGGTATTACCTACTCCCTGAAAAAACAGACCCTTACCGAGCATGCAAGTCTAAACGTTTCATCACAAAGGTGATGTTTATGTGTACTGTCACTAGGCCACAATTTTCAGCAGATGGGCAGGAGCTATTCGATGGAAAGATTGGAATCTTTCCATTTACTACACTCGAGGCAACcaagagaaaatcgaaaaacaGAGCAAAGGGTGTTTTAGAAGTGAAGCCAATTCGATCAATAACCAAAGAGGTCATCAAAGAGTGCATAATTAAACAG GTTATACCAGCAATCAAAGAGAAGTGGCCAAAATCAGATCAAATGAAGCATATCTTTATTCAACAGGATAATGCAAAACCACATTTCAACAAAGACGATCCAGATTTTATAGCTGCTGCCAACAGTGATGGATTCAACATTGAGCTAGTTTGCCAACCAGCCAACTCACCTGACCTAAATGTCAATGATTTAGGTTTTTTTAGGGCTATACAATCACTGCAGGATGACAAGATGGCAAAAACTGTAGAAGACCTAGTTCAGAATGTGTTGATTTCTTTCGAAGAGCTTTCATCAGTTACACTCAACAATGTCTTCTTGACATTGCAAGGGTGTTTAACTGAGATTATGCGAGTTCAAGGAAGCAATGACTACAAGATTCCACACATAAACAAATCAAGACTCTTGAGGATGGAATGCTGCCAGAATGCATAG
- the LOC130988769 gene encoding glucan endo-1,3-beta-glucosidase 8-like, translating into MWRSIVTVMCLVLLELGVSGLGVNWGTMANHKLPPKTVVQLLKDNGINKVKLFDADQSTMSALAGSGIEVMLAIPNADLSAMTTYSRAKEWVRRNVTRYNFQGGVTIKYVAVGNEPFLTSYNGSFLKTTFPALENIQNALNEAGFGESIKATVPLNADVYGSPESNPVPSAGRFRPDILSQMTEIVQFLGKNKAPFTINIYPFLSLYANEHFPVDYAFFDGVSSPILDNGIQYTNVFDANFDTLVSSLRAVGLGDMEIIVGEVGWPTDGDRNANINYALRFYRGLLPRLAGNKGTPLRPGYIEVYLFGLLDEDVKSVAPGNFERHWGIFKYDGQPKFPMDLSGQLQDKYLVGAQNVNYLPKKWCMLKPDAKDLSKLGQNINFACTFADCTPLGYGSSCNGLDANGNASYAFNMYFQAQSQKDTACGFQGLATVTDQNISQGNCNFMIQIATTSSSSSTRFTHLFGVTLLLLSLSLSLL; encoded by the exons atgtggAGATCAATAGTAACAGTAATGTGTTTGGTATTATTGGAATTGGGGGTTTCGGGGCTTGGGGTGAACTGGGGCACCATGGCAAACCACAAGCTGCCGCCGAAGACGGTGGTGCAGCTGCTCAAAGACAACGGAATCAACAAGGTGAAGCTCTTCGACGCCGATCAGTCCACCATGAGCGCTCTCGCCGGCTCCGGCATTGAAGTGATGCTCGCCATCCCTAACGCCGACCTCTCTGCTATGACCACCTACAGTCGAGCTAAGGAGTGGGTCCGCCGCAACGTCACCCGTTACAACTTCCAGGGCGGTGTCACTATCAA ATATGTTGCAGTTGGAAACGAGCCATTCCTTACATCCTATAACGGCTCCTTTCTGAAAACCACATTCCCAGCTCTTGAAAACATTCAGAATGCCCTGAATGAAGCCGGGTTTGGCGAGTCCATTAAAGCAACCGTGCCCTTGAATGCTGATGTTTACGGGTCCCCGGAGAGCAACCCGGTCCCGTCTGCTGGGAGGTTTCGCCCGGATATCTTGTCTCAGATGACCGAGATCGTTCAGTTCTTGGGCAAGAATAAGGCGCCCTTCACAATAAACATCTATCCTTTCTTGAGTCTCTATGCCAACGAGCACTTTCCCGTTGACTACGCCTTCTTTGATGGGGTGAGTAGTCCCATTCTTGACAATGGCATCCAATACACCAACGTATTTGATGCCAATTTCGACACATTGGTTTCGTCTCTGAGAGCAGTGGGACTGGGTGATATGGAGATCATCGTAGGGGAGGTGGGCTGGCCAACGGATGGGGACAGGAATGCCAACATAAACTACGCCTTGAGGTTCTACAGAGGACTCCTACCAAGACTTGCAGGCAACAAAGGAACCCCTCTTCGCCCCGGCTACATTGAAGTCTACTTGTTCGGCCTTCTTGATGAGGACGTCAAGAGTGTAGCTCCGGGTAATTTTGAGCGCCACTGGGGAATCTTCAAGTACGACGGACAGCCCAAGTTCCCCATGGACTTATCCGGACAGCTACAAGACAAATATCTGGTGGGAGCTCAAAATGTAAACTATCTCCCTAAGAAATGGTGCATGCTTAAGCCGGACGCCAAGGATCTCAGCAAACTCGGACAAAACATAAACTTCGCCTGTACCTTTGCCGACTGTACCCCCCTTGGATATGGTTCCTCGTGCAACGGCTTAGATGCCAATGGCAATGCATCCTATGCATTCAATATGTACTTCCAGGCCCAGAGTCAGAAGGATACCGCCTGCGGTTTCCAGGGCCTCGCCACCGTCACTGATCAGAACATATCTCAGGGAAACTGCAATTTCATGATTCAGATAGCTactacatcatcatcatcttccacAAGATTCACACACCTCTTTGGGGTCACCTTACTTTTGCTCTCCCTATCCCTCTCCCTCTtgtag